The following proteins come from a genomic window of Trifolium pratense cultivar HEN17-A07 linkage group LG4, ARS_RC_1.1, whole genome shotgun sequence:
- the LOC123922153 gene encoding uncharacterized protein LOC123922153 has translation MKKSKVNRIIKHHLDDGLQTEYSNAKDPKILWDKLKARFGHQRKVLLPSLMDQWNKLRFQDYKSVVAYNSAMHQIIAQLEFCGVAITEEQKLEKTFSTFHASQVLLQQQYRMRGFTEYSDLVAALLVAEQNNELLIKNHQTRPTGTIAYPEINATTFNRGRGGHNRHKGRGGKAHFDGRGRNHGRNHFRGRGRGR, from the coding sequence ATGAAAAAATCGAAAGTAAATCGGATAATTAAACACCACCTTGATGATGGATTACAAACAGAATATTCAAATGCCAAGGATCCCAAAATACTATGGGACAAACTTAAGGCAAGATTTGGACATCAGAGGAAAGTCCTGTTACCTTCATTAATGGATCAGTGGAACAAATTAAGGTTCCAAGATTATAAAAGTGTTGTTGCATATAACTCTGCCATGCACCAAATTATTGCACAATTAGAATTTTGCGGTGTGGCTATAACTGAAGAACAGAAATtggaaaaaacattttcaacttTCCATGCATCCCAAGTATTGTTGCAACAACAATATAGAATGAGGGGATTTACTGAGTACTCTGATTTGGTCGCAGCTCTTTTGGTGGCAGAACAAAACAATGAGCTCTTGATAAAAAACCACCAGACACGTCCCACAGGAACAATAGCATACCCCGAAATAAATGCAACAACATTTAATCGTGGGCGTGGTGGCCATAATCGTCATAAAGGACGAGGGGGTAAAGCTCATTTTGATGGTCGAGGCAGAAATCACGGTCGAAACCATTTTCGTGGTAGAGGTCGTGGACGATGA